A stretch of Synechococcus sp. WH 8020 DNA encodes these proteins:
- a CDS encoding DUF3122 domain-containing protein gives MGVLRRLLVSFLAAMLLLLLTPNAALAQVHQHSDETGAPMLRSLESLRDLDYDSWQAVVYRTGKPGNPVVLRLVGYPGKVRLDHPVSMAVQAGVKTWELDDITLDNPALASDGREAAAEFALDPLLADLSNNRPLRLFLPGVFNELPIPPYVVGEWRDVQTQPLS, from the coding sequence ATGGGTGTGCTGCGTCGACTTTTGGTCTCTTTCTTGGCTGCGATGCTCCTGCTTCTGCTCACTCCCAATGCAGCCTTAGCGCAAGTCCACCAGCACAGCGATGAGACTGGTGCGCCAATGTTGCGCAGCCTCGAAAGCCTGCGAGACCTCGATTACGACAGCTGGCAAGCCGTGGTGTATCGCACTGGCAAGCCAGGCAATCCCGTGGTTCTGAGACTTGTGGGCTATCCCGGCAAGGTTCGACTCGACCACCCGGTTTCGATGGCTGTTCAGGCAGGAGTGAAGACATGGGAATTAGACGACATCACTCTCGATAACCCCGCTCTCGCCAGCGATGGCCGTGAAGCTGCTGCCGAATTTGCTCTCGATCCGCTTCTCGCCGATCTGAGCAACAACCGGCCTTTGCGCTTGTTCCTTCCGGGAGTGTTCAATGAGTTGCCTATACCCCCTTACGTGGTGGGCGAATGGCGCGACGTGCAAACCCAGCCGCTGAGCTGA
- a CDS encoding aldo/keto reductase: protein MQNHEVKRSELWITSKLWSNCHRKTHVEAAPKQSLENLGVDCLNLYLIHWPVGIRPEKTFAETVDDLLTPEQSPISETGKAMESTRGCSPAQVVLVLAWDEQRGISAIPKSVKTSRLLEN from the coding sequence ATTCAAAATCATGAGGTCAAAAGATCGGAGCTCTGGATTACATCAAAGCTTTGGTCTAACTGCCATAGAAAGACTCATGTAGAGGCGGCACCTAAACAATCACTTGAGAATCTCGGAGTGGACTGTCTGAATCTTTACCTGATTCATTGGCCGGTGGGAATCAGGCCAGAGAAGACTTTTGCAGAGACGGTTGATGATCTACTCACACCGGAACAAAGTCCGATCAGCGAAACAGGGAAGGCGATGGAATCAACGCGCGGCTGTTCTCCCGCCCAGGTGGTGCTGGTGCTGGCATGGGATGAGCAAAGGGGCATTTCAGCGATTCCTAAATCCGTGAAAACGTCCCGCTTGCTTGAAAATTGA
- a CDS encoding glycosyl hydrolase family 18 protein — MMTDFFTSGLTYQVNPAGSDITDFNPTVDRLDFGQISVHGLILGSLPDGTAAIVNPWADQVQTLQGLRWNDLSLDNLGVVGNEHLRQDIGAVLSWEQNIGARHSGTVYVRSHQFGVQEVINGFDPQTDKINFLYTGTRERLSVVDTDQGLLIQFQPTNQSVLLTGVQRSDLIGANLEFHHDQVMEDNLEVPFGFSAEQVSLVSRAGLLTPLAPSGASTDGDQVRVGLMVNPDSTVMEQESSHSMHDHSRHHHSMSSGGMAAMSSDSMMAVMVPASSSSGELQASVAGTLYSGGMSGTLTLSNLSDVALTEWSFSFLTNQPGFESWSSESSVTNLGGGRYQVWLTPPAWGLEIPAGESVDLSFNASSVGLPDSGVLTNALLFVAEPDTGVVSSAPPANGDTSSLTVDAIPPVVEASPSLEAPSPVDPASSVERFPEMDGPSVMADLQGLSVSATINGGWSGVFAGEITVANLGDVSAGTDWSVALVMDAPLTLVSNFEVQSALRSDGRYDVSLSPKVWSAPLDPGESQTSYYQAAGEATDPAQVFDFAVVEAGDRSVTTSEQMTSPADISESAIAEAAETEFSGIVEPNASIESNASSGPSLEPPNVNADKRIVTYFEEWGVYERDINLSDVNGQAMTHLNYSFFDVKADGSVELFDSYAAQEKRFDAVDQVSRTFTKVEYQAVDPALIAVYNSDQYTITETADSVTVTSVPVGWNDAGPKDAGNFEQLRRFKELNPHVELGFALGGWTLSDEFSTAFATQSGRDRFTSDVVDIFQNNKFFSVIDFDWEYPGGGGASGNASSSNDGANFALVLEQLRAELDALELQTGGSYEVSVATAGGSEKLSNLNLSAIDPYVDFYNVMAYDFHGGWENQTGHQAAMTGDSNKYDVTTAVSFFEEAGVDLSKVVLGVPAYTRAWGGVDDGGTFGYQQLGSGVEAEGSFEAGVYDYKDIVTDVITGQTDLYWDDNGKAAFSYDGDEWSSIETTATIAGKAAYIQEKNLGGMMFWALSNDAKGELSLVETADDILRQGASYVGAVENAPEFDYILGGNGEFSISDFTALA; from the coding sequence ATGATGACTGATTTCTTTACCAGTGGTTTGACCTATCAGGTCAACCCTGCAGGATCTGATATCACCGATTTTAATCCCACAGTAGATCGTCTTGATTTCGGACAGATTTCTGTTCATGGCTTAATTCTTGGCTCGTTGCCTGATGGCACGGCAGCAATTGTTAATCCCTGGGCTGATCAAGTGCAAACACTTCAGGGTTTGAGGTGGAACGATCTCAGCCTGGATAATCTTGGCGTTGTTGGCAATGAACATCTCCGACAGGATATTGGGGCGGTGCTTTCTTGGGAGCAAAATATTGGCGCGCGTCACTCAGGAACTGTGTATGTGCGCTCCCATCAATTTGGTGTTCAAGAGGTGATCAATGGCTTTGATCCTCAAACTGATAAAATTAATTTTCTCTACACAGGTACACGCGAACGACTGTCTGTTGTTGACACGGATCAGGGGTTGTTGATTCAGTTTCAACCTACAAATCAAAGTGTGCTGTTAACAGGTGTTCAGCGCAGTGATTTGATCGGTGCCAATCTCGAGTTTCATCACGATCAGGTGATGGAGGACAACCTCGAGGTTCCTTTTGGTTTCAGTGCTGAACAGGTGTCCTTGGTCAGTCGAGCTGGTCTCCTCACACCCCTGGCTCCTAGCGGTGCTTCCACTGACGGGGATCAGGTGCGTGTTGGCCTGATGGTGAATCCTGATTCCACGGTGATGGAGCAGGAGTCGTCCCACTCCATGCATGACCACAGCAGGCATCATCACTCGATGTCTTCAGGGGGTATGGCTGCCATGAGCAGCGACTCGATGATGGCAGTGATGGTTCCTGCATCATCAAGTTCGGGAGAATTGCAGGCCTCGGTTGCGGGCACTCTTTATTCGGGTGGAATGAGTGGAACCCTCACGCTCTCGAATCTCTCCGATGTTGCATTGACCGAATGGTCGTTCAGTTTTTTGACCAATCAACCCGGCTTTGAGAGTTGGTCGTCTGAATCTTCGGTGACGAATCTTGGTGGCGGTCGTTATCAGGTGTGGTTGACCCCTCCAGCCTGGGGTCTTGAAATTCCTGCTGGTGAGTCTGTTGATCTCTCCTTCAATGCCAGCAGCGTGGGCTTGCCAGATTCGGGCGTCCTGACCAATGCGCTGTTGTTTGTTGCCGAGCCTGATACCGGCGTTGTTAGCTCTGCTCCACCAGCAAACGGCGACACATCTTCGCTGACTGTGGATGCAATACCGCCCGTTGTTGAGGCATCGCCTTCTCTTGAGGCTCCATCTCCGGTTGATCCAGCATCTTCTGTGGAGCGATTCCCTGAAATGGATGGGCCCTCCGTGATGGCAGATCTGCAGGGGCTTTCTGTATCGGCAACGATCAACGGTGGCTGGTCTGGCGTCTTCGCGGGCGAAATTACCGTTGCCAATCTTGGTGATGTTTCTGCTGGCACCGACTGGAGTGTTGCTCTTGTGATGGATGCACCGCTCACATTGGTGAGCAACTTTGAGGTGCAGTCTGCGCTTCGGAGTGATGGCCGCTATGACGTCTCCCTTTCTCCAAAAGTGTGGTCTGCTCCCTTAGATCCAGGCGAATCACAGACGTCTTACTACCAAGCGGCAGGTGAGGCCACAGACCCTGCTCAGGTGTTTGATTTCGCCGTTGTTGAGGCTGGAGATCGTTCAGTGACAACTTCCGAGCAGATGACGTCTCCAGCTGACATTTCGGAATCAGCGATCGCTGAAGCAGCGGAAACTGAATTCAGCGGCATTGTTGAACCTAATGCCTCCATCGAGAGCAACGCTTCAAGTGGTCCTTCGCTAGAGCCCCCGAATGTCAATGCTGACAAGCGCATCGTTACCTATTTCGAGGAATGGGGTGTTTATGAACGCGACATCAATCTTTCCGATGTGAATGGGCAAGCGATGACCCACCTCAATTACAGCTTTTTTGATGTCAAAGCCGATGGTTCTGTTGAGCTCTTTGATTCTTATGCGGCGCAGGAGAAGCGCTTTGATGCAGTTGATCAAGTGAGTCGTACGTTTACAAAAGTCGAGTATCAGGCGGTTGATCCTGCTCTGATCGCTGTTTACAACTCAGATCAGTACACCATCACTGAAACTGCTGATTCGGTCACCGTTACCAGTGTTCCCGTTGGGTGGAATGATGCTGGTCCCAAGGATGCAGGGAATTTCGAGCAGCTTCGCCGTTTCAAGGAGCTTAACCCTCATGTTGAGCTTGGTTTTGCCTTGGGTGGATGGACGCTTTCCGATGAGTTCAGTACTGCTTTTGCAACGCAGAGCGGGCGCGATCGCTTCACCAGTGATGTGGTGGACATTTTTCAAAATAACAAGTTCTTTAGTGTTATTGATTTTGATTGGGAATATCCAGGTGGCGGTGGTGCTTCAGGTAATGCATCGAGTTCTAATGATGGGGCAAACTTTGCCTTAGTGCTGGAGCAGTTACGTGCTGAGCTTGATGCTCTTGAATTACAAACAGGTGGAAGCTATGAGGTTTCCGTTGCTACGGCCGGTGGATCAGAAAAACTCTCCAATCTCAACCTTTCTGCGATCGATCCTTATGTCGATTTTTATAATGTGATGGCCTACGACTTCCACGGAGGTTGGGAGAATCAAACGGGGCATCAGGCAGCGATGACTGGTGATTCCAATAAGTACGATGTCACCACTGCGGTGTCTTTCTTTGAAGAGGCTGGGGTTGATCTGAGCAAAGTGGTGTTGGGGGTGCCGGCCTACACGCGTGCTTGGGGTGGTGTCGACGATGGTGGAACGTTTGGTTATCAACAGTTAGGGTCTGGTGTTGAAGCTGAAGGTTCTTTTGAAGCCGGCGTGTATGACTACAAAGACATCGTGACTGATGTGATTACGGGGCAGACTGATCTCTACTGGGATGACAATGGTAAAGCTGCTTTTTCCTATGACGGTGATGAATGGAGTTCCATTGAGACTACGGCCACAATTGCCGGGAAAGCGGCTTATATTCAAGAAAAAAATCTGGGCGGAATGATGTTCTGGGCCCTGAGTAATGACGCTAAAGGTGAGCTTAGTTTGGTTGAGACAGCAGACGACATTCTTCGTCAGGGTGCCTCCTATGTGGGAGCGGTTGAAAATGCTCCGGAATTTGATTACATCCTTGGAGGCAATGGTGAATTTAGTATCAGTGATTTTACGGCCTTGGCTTGA
- a CDS encoding GH116 family glycosyl hydrolase, producing the protein MAPLGLSALRSRLSRGSSGKGWQPPEGSWSRSFGLGWQTPFTVRYASNLDDGPWHGMPLGGFGSGCIGRSSRGDFNLWHLDGGEHWYGSIPDCQFALWEKQGDQVRVHAFATEPTRDDSRPESGKPLSSWQWYPASTEETSTGTYAARYPLSWNHYEGVFRTEVSCEAFSPILPGDYQRSSYPVAVFRWTLTNPTNKPLEVSLLLSWRNTVGWFTNTDASAEVHFRDDGSPEHNYAPAIGDGEGQSNRWIDGNGLSGVLLDGKRSTPVAEGEGQWCLALPDTLEGVDLMRCSRWDPSGDGAELWQPFAADGVIPDSNNDRASRKGEHASAAIAVKLTLAPGETREIPVAISWDLPVTSFATGVRDLRRYSDFYGVDGCHAAAIAAEALRDWRSWHEQIEAWQAPVLARKELPEELRMALFNELYDLASGGSLWTAATSKDPYGRFGVLECLDYAWYESLDVRLYGSFALLQLWPELDKAVIRSFARAIPAADATQRPIGWYFTQGRGRVEADRKVKGATPHDLGAPNEVPFDATNYTAYQDCNLWKDLASDYVLQVWRTFKLAPTGEDLSFLAECWPAAVQALHYLKQFDVNDDGLPDNGGAPDQTFDDWPLKGVSAYCGALWIAALEAALAMAQRLQLELGLDTGDEQHTFSGWLEQSRANFDKLLWNGEYYDIDAESGTPVVMADQLCGDFYARLLGLPPVVSEENSRSTLKAIKEACFDNFAGGSLGVANGLRRDGTPLDPNGTHPLEVWTGINFGIASYYRLMGEGKTAEAICSAVVTQVYAGGLQFRTPEAITAVNTFRACHYLRAMAIWGFWATHTDWETIPGAQRG; encoded by the coding sequence ATGGCACCGCTCGGACTGTCCGCATTGCGTTCACGGCTGAGCCGCGGCTCATCAGGGAAGGGCTGGCAACCCCCAGAAGGAAGCTGGAGCCGTTCGTTTGGCTTGGGCTGGCAGACCCCGTTCACGGTGCGCTACGCCAGCAACCTCGACGATGGCCCCTGGCATGGGATGCCCCTTGGTGGCTTTGGATCAGGCTGCATTGGCCGTAGTTCCCGTGGTGATTTCAACCTCTGGCATCTCGATGGCGGTGAGCATTGGTACGGCAGCATTCCCGATTGCCAATTCGCCCTTTGGGAAAAGCAGGGCGATCAGGTGCGTGTCCATGCCTTTGCCACAGAACCAACGCGCGATGACTCCAGGCCGGAGTCAGGCAAGCCGCTGAGCAGCTGGCAGTGGTACCCCGCCAGCACGGAGGAGACCAGCACCGGGACCTATGCCGCTCGTTACCCCCTGAGTTGGAACCATTACGAAGGGGTCTTTCGCACTGAAGTGAGCTGCGAGGCGTTCAGCCCGATCCTTCCTGGTGATTACCAACGCAGCAGTTATCCGGTGGCGGTGTTCCGCTGGACCCTCACCAACCCCACCAACAAGCCTCTAGAAGTATCGCTGTTGCTGAGTTGGCGCAACACGGTGGGCTGGTTCACCAACACCGATGCATCGGCGGAGGTGCACTTTCGCGATGACGGCAGCCCCGAGCACAACTACGCCCCAGCGATTGGAGATGGCGAGGGCCAGAGCAACCGCTGGATCGATGGCAATGGACTGAGCGGAGTGCTGCTTGATGGCAAGCGTTCAACGCCGGTGGCGGAAGGGGAAGGGCAGTGGTGTCTTGCCCTGCCCGACACGCTGGAAGGGGTGGATCTGATGCGCTGCAGCCGTTGGGATCCCAGTGGTGATGGTGCCGAGCTCTGGCAGCCCTTTGCCGCTGACGGGGTGATCCCCGATAGCAACAACGATCGCGCCAGCCGTAAGGGCGAGCATGCCAGTGCGGCGATCGCCGTGAAACTCACCCTGGCGCCGGGTGAAACCCGAGAGATTCCTGTGGCGATCAGCTGGGATCTGCCGGTCACGAGCTTTGCGACGGGGGTGCGCGACCTGCGTCGGTACAGCGATTTTTATGGCGTTGATGGCTGCCATGCAGCTGCGATTGCGGCAGAAGCACTGCGCGATTGGCGGTCTTGGCATGAGCAAATCGAAGCCTGGCAAGCGCCGGTGTTGGCGCGTAAAGAGCTGCCCGAGGAACTGCGCATGGCGCTGTTCAATGAGCTCTATGACCTCGCCAGCGGCGGCAGCCTATGGACCGCCGCCACCTCGAAGGATCCCTACGGCCGCTTTGGGGTGCTCGAGTGCCTCGATTACGCCTGGTACGAAAGTCTTGATGTGCGTTTGTACGGCTCCTTTGCCCTGCTGCAGCTCTGGCCGGAACTGGATAAGGCGGTGATTCGCAGCTTTGCCCGGGCGATTCCAGCGGCCGATGCCACCCAACGGCCGATCGGTTGGTATTTCACCCAGGGCCGCGGCAGGGTGGAAGCGGATCGCAAGGTGAAAGGGGCCACACCTCACGATTTGGGAGCACCGAACGAGGTTCCGTTTGATGCCACTAATTACACCGCCTATCAAGATTGCAATCTCTGGAAAGATCTCGCCAGTGATTACGTGCTTCAGGTGTGGCGTACGTTCAAATTGGCGCCCACGGGAGAGGACCTCAGCTTTCTGGCGGAGTGCTGGCCTGCGGCGGTACAGGCCCTGCACTACCTCAAGCAATTTGACGTGAATGACGATGGCCTCCCTGATAACGGCGGAGCCCCAGATCAAACCTTTGATGATTGGCCGCTCAAGGGGGTAAGTGCCTACTGCGGTGCGCTCTGGATTGCGGCCTTGGAAGCGGCATTGGCGATGGCACAACGGCTGCAATTGGAGCTCGGGCTAGACACCGGCGATGAGCAGCACACCTTTAGTGGCTGGTTGGAGCAATCACGCGCCAATTTCGACAAGCTTCTTTGGAACGGTGAGTACTACGACATCGATGCCGAAAGCGGCACGCCGGTGGTGATGGCCGATCAGCTCTGCGGTGATTTCTATGCGCGATTGCTGGGGTTGCCTCCGGTCGTGAGTGAGGAGAACAGCCGAAGCACCTTGAAGGCGATCAAGGAAGCCTGCTTTGACAACTTTGCTGGCGGATCCTTGGGGGTGGCGAATGGCTTGCGCCGCGATGGCACACCCTTGGATCCCAATGGCACCCATCCCTTGGAGGTATGGACGGGGATCAACTTTGGAATTGCGAGTTACTACCGCTTGATGGGTGAGGGCAAAACAGCAGAAGCGATTTGCTCAGCGGTCGTGACCCAGGTGTATGCCGGTGGCTTGCAATTCCGCACCCCAGAGGCAATTACGGCCGTGAACACCTTTCGGGCTTGCCACTACCTGAGGGCGATGGCGATTTGGGGCTTCTGGGCTACGCACACCGATTGGGAAACGATTCCAGGTGCGCAGCGGGGGTAG
- a CDS encoding potassium channel family protein yields the protein MKSDRSKRRHQEKIYELLLSLCLVVLVSFAFPRLSWIGPLGYALIALLLTQLVMIRKETLTLEDRLYQLLGLGALIALLLWQITPVRWVVSGVPLVLTWSVLVGWSVIRLVERLSQERKVTSGLLMGAAAGYLLLGLTAGLVMSAVETIQPGSFEPLNILHDAASGPDASVLMSMRAFSQINYFAFICLTTVGFGDIEPVLPVSRMLAVVTGIIGPLYLAVVMGVLIGRYTNQVEEKDIFNHEDRR from the coding sequence ATGAAATCAGACCGATCGAAGCGCCGGCATCAAGAAAAAATTTATGAGCTACTTCTAAGCCTGTGCTTGGTGGTGCTGGTGAGCTTTGCTTTTCCTCGCCTGAGCTGGATCGGCCCTCTCGGCTACGCCTTGATCGCCTTGCTGCTCACGCAGTTAGTGATGATCCGCAAAGAGACGCTCACGCTTGAAGATCGTTTGTACCAGCTCCTAGGTCTCGGAGCTCTGATTGCCCTGCTTCTTTGGCAAATCACGCCTGTGCGCTGGGTGGTGAGTGGCGTTCCACTTGTGCTCACCTGGAGTGTTTTGGTGGGTTGGAGTGTGATCCGCTTGGTGGAGCGGTTGTCCCAAGAACGCAAAGTCACGTCTGGATTACTGATGGGTGCAGCTGCTGGCTATTTGTTGTTGGGGCTCACAGCTGGTCTTGTCATGAGCGCCGTAGAAACCATTCAGCCAGGCAGTTTCGAGCCGCTGAACATCCTCCACGATGCAGCCAGTGGCCCCGACGCCAGTGTGCTGATGTCGATGAGGGCCTTCTCTCAAATCAACTATTTCGCTTTTATCTGCTTAACCACAGTGGGCTTTGGTGACATCGAACCGGTGCTGCCGGTCTCGCGGATGCTCGCGGTCGTCACAGGAATCATTGGACCGCTCTATTTAGCCGTGGTGATGGGAGTCCTCATCGGTCGCTACACCAACCAAGTGGAAGAAAAAGACATTTTTAATCACGAAGACCGACGGTGA
- the ribD gene encoding bifunctional diaminohydroxyphosphoribosylaminopyrimidine deaminase/5-amino-6-(5-phosphoribosylamino)uracil reductase RibD yields MQSGSHRWTLWMRRALQLAALAEGQTSPNPLVGAVVLDAQGALVGEGFHAKAGQAHAEVGALAQAGGRAKGGTIIVTLEPCCHHGRTPPCSEAVIQAGIQRVVVALKDPDPRVAGGGIQRLRDAGLEVITGVLETEAAHQNRAFVHRVQTGRPWGLLKWAMSLDGRTALPNGESQWISAPPARGWVHQLRAGCDAVIVGGGTVRADNPLLTSRGARSPEPLRVVLSRSLDLPPQAQLWDTSLASTLLAHGPGCADRPLPEGPEHLELLASEPLDLLHALAARGCNRVLWECGPSLAAEAVKQGCVQELAVVIAPKLLGGQSARTPLGELGFSAMDQVIPLSALSAEWLGGDLLLGALTPVLDPAV; encoded by the coding sequence ATGCAGTCCGGTTCCCACCGCTGGACCCTTTGGATGCGCCGGGCGCTTCAGCTTGCAGCTTTGGCTGAAGGCCAAACGAGCCCCAACCCCTTGGTGGGTGCAGTGGTGCTCGATGCTCAAGGAGCCTTGGTTGGAGAAGGCTTTCACGCCAAAGCAGGTCAAGCCCATGCCGAGGTGGGTGCACTTGCCCAAGCCGGTGGGCGCGCCAAGGGGGGCACGATCATCGTCACGCTCGAGCCCTGCTGTCATCACGGCCGCACCCCCCCCTGCTCTGAGGCTGTGATTCAGGCCGGCATTCAGCGCGTGGTTGTGGCACTCAAAGATCCTGATCCGCGCGTGGCTGGTGGTGGCATTCAGCGTTTGCGGGATGCGGGTTTGGAGGTGATCACCGGCGTGTTGGAGACCGAGGCAGCGCATCAAAATCGTGCCTTCGTTCATCGTGTTCAAACGGGTCGTCCCTGGGGCCTTCTCAAATGGGCGATGAGTTTGGATGGCCGCACCGCCCTGCCCAATGGCGAAAGCCAGTGGATTAGTGCTCCTCCAGCGCGGGGCTGGGTGCATCAGTTGCGGGCTGGTTGTGATGCGGTGATTGTGGGAGGTGGCACCGTGCGCGCTGATAACCCTCTGCTCACGAGCCGTGGAGCGCGTTCGCCAGAACCCTTGCGCGTGGTGCTGAGTCGCAGTCTTGACTTACCTCCTCAAGCTCAGCTTTGGGATACAAGCCTGGCGTCAACCCTTCTTGCTCATGGGCCAGGTTGCGCTGATCGCCCCCTGCCTGAGGGCCCGGAACACCTTGAGCTTCTGGCAAGCGAGCCGTTGGATCTCCTGCATGCTTTGGCTGCAAGAGGCTGCAACCGCGTTCTCTGGGAATGCGGCCCGTCCCTAGCAGCGGAGGCAGTTAAGCAGGGCTGTGTTCAGGAGTTGGCGGTGGTGATTGCCCCCAAGCTTCTTGGAGGTCAATCGGCCCGAACGCCTCTTGGTGAGCTGGGTTTCTCGGCGATGGATCAAGTGATTCCTCTGTCCGCGCTGTCTGCAGAGTGGTTGGGGGGTGACCTGTTGCTGGGAGCGTTAACGCCTGTCCTTGACCCAGCTGTTTAA